The following coding sequences lie in one Funiculus sociatus GB2-C1 genomic window:
- a CDS encoding aldehyde dehydrogenase: MLKVPKFSDVIDKQRNFFGTGKTKDISFRIGQLKLLKKAIVDNKEAILKALQSDLNKPEFEAYGLEIAFCLEEINNVLKNINNWTKPKKIKAPITQFLSTAKIYSEPLGVVLIIGPWNYPFQLVIAPLVAAIASGNCAILKPSEISLNTSHLLAEIILKYFNPEFVAVVEGGVDTSQQLLEEKFDHIFFTGSGEIGRIVMAAAAKHLTPVTLELGGKTPCIVDAKTHLEYTARRIVWGKFMNAGQTCVAPDYLLVDRKIKKDLLEQIKKCISEFYGENPEKSPDYARIINQKHFNRLCKFLDNGEIVIGGYTNPSEKYIAPTLIEGVDWQDAVMQEEIFGPILPVIEYTELSEAIALVNAKPKPLALYFFSTDKQKQQRVLHQTSSGGACINDTVMHLAVLDLPFGGVGESGIGRYHGKAGFDTFSHQKSVLNKSFLVDVKLRYAPYLGKLKLLKSLIK; this comes from the coding sequence ATGCTAAAAGTACCAAAATTTAGTGATGTCATAGATAAACAGCGCAATTTTTTTGGGACAGGTAAAACCAAAGATATATCTTTTCGGATTGGGCAATTAAAACTATTAAAGAAAGCGATTGTAGATAATAAAGAAGCTATATTGAAGGCTTTGCAATCTGACTTAAACAAACCAGAATTTGAAGCTTATGGCTTGGAGATAGCATTTTGCTTAGAAGAAATAAATAATGTTCTAAAAAATATTAATAACTGGACAAAGCCAAAAAAAATAAAGGCACCAATTACCCAGTTTTTATCCACAGCAAAGATATATTCTGAGCCTTTGGGCGTGGTTCTGATCATTGGCCCCTGGAACTATCCATTTCAACTGGTAATTGCTCCTTTAGTAGCAGCGATCGCATCTGGGAATTGTGCAATTTTAAAACCTTCCGAAATTTCCCTAAACACATCCCATCTGCTAGCTGAAATTATCCTAAAATACTTTAATCCAGAGTTTGTTGCTGTAGTTGAAGGCGGCGTAGACACCAGTCAGCAGCTACTAGAAGAAAAATTTGACCATATCTTCTTCACGGGTAGCGGTGAAATTGGAAGAATTGTCATGGCGGCGGCGGCAAAACATTTGACACCAGTAACGCTAGAACTAGGTGGAAAAACTCCTTGTATTGTTGATGCAAAAACTCACCTGGAATATACAGCTAGAAGAATAGTTTGGGGTAAGTTTATGAATGCAGGTCAAACCTGTGTAGCTCCAGATTACCTTTTAGTAGATAGAAAAATTAAAAAAGATTTATTAGAGCAAATTAAAAAATGTATTAGCGAATTTTATGGAGAGAACCCGGAAAAAAGTCCTGATTATGCCAGAATTATTAATCAAAAACACTTTAATCGTCTTTGCAAATTTTTAGACAACGGGGAAATTGTAATTGGTGGATATACAAATCCATCTGAGAAATACATTGCTCCCACACTGATCGAAGGGGTTGACTGGCAAGATGCAGTGATGCAAGAAGAAATTTTTGGCCCCATTTTACCAGTAATCGAATATACAGAATTATCGGAAGCGATCGCGCTTGTCAACGCCAAACCCAAACCTCTAGCCCTCTACTTCTTCTCAACAGATAAACAAAAGCAACAGAGAGTCTTACACCAGACATCATCAGGAGGTGCCTGCATCAATGATACAGTCATGCACCTTGCTGTCCTAGATTTACCATTTGGCGGTGTCGGGGAGAGCGGTATCGGTCGTTATCACGGCAAAGCAGGTTTTGATACATTTTCCCATCAAAAAAGCGTTCTCAACAAATCTTTTTTGGTGGACGTGAAGTTAAGATACGCTCCCTACCTTGGCAAGCTCAAGTTACTCAAGTCGCTGATTAAATAG
- a CDS encoding sulfite oxidase-like oxidoreductase, producing the protein MLGKFFKKPESPDSDRTPPGQYLTKGFPVLTYGNTPRVNADTWQFRVWGLAKEKTFSWADFMAMPQHDFTADFHCVTRWSKLDVQWTGVKVTDFMKLVEVDPKAAYIMEHCYGGYTTNISMDDFVREENFFAHTLFGEPLPAEHGGPMRLVVPHIYAWKSAKWINGLEFLSQEELGFWERNGYHRRGEPWAEERYSY; encoded by the coding sequence ATGCTAGGAAAATTTTTCAAAAAACCAGAATCGCCAGATAGCGATCGCACTCCTCCGGGTCAATATCTGACAAAAGGCTTCCCAGTGCTAACTTACGGCAATACTCCCCGCGTCAATGCTGATACCTGGCAATTTCGCGTCTGGGGTTTGGCAAAAGAAAAAACTTTCAGTTGGGCAGACTTTATGGCTATGCCCCAACATGACTTTACTGCTGATTTCCACTGCGTTACTCGCTGGTCTAAACTCGATGTGCAGTGGACTGGCGTTAAGGTTACAGACTTTATGAAGCTGGTGGAGGTTGACCCGAAAGCTGCCTATATCATGGAACACTGCTATGGCGGCTACACCACCAATATCTCTATGGACGACTTTGTGCGGGAAGAAAACTTTTTTGCTCACACCCTATTTGGAGAACCATTACCTGCCGAACATGGTGGCCCGATGCGGCTTGTTGTCCCTCACATCTATGCCTGGAAAAGCGCTAAATGGATTAATGGTTTGGAATTTCTCAGTCAGGAAGAGTTGGGTTTTTGGGAGCGGAATGGCTACCATCGCCGGGGGGAGCCGTGGGCGGAAGAGAGATATAGCTATTAA
- the rpmF gene encoding 50S ribosomal protein L32: MAVPKKKTSKSKRDKRKATWKHKATIQAQKALSLGKSILSGRSKFVYPTQEEEAEEE; encoded by the coding sequence ATGGCTGTTCCAAAGAAGAAAACGTCAAAATCCAAGCGCGATAAGCGCAAAGCTACCTGGAAGCACAAGGCGACGATTCAGGCTCAGAAAGCCCTCTCGTTGGGCAAGTCAATTCTGAGCGGGCGTTCTAAGTTCGTGTATCCGACACAAGAAGAAGAAGCCGAAGAAGAATAA
- a CDS encoding DUF2808 domain-containing protein, translating to MRLSFLFGSTLAVAASIWGIANPSAVAIRLADGTVSFDKSPRLVNASTTFETVNVWGATYYFTVGLPENAGEPLQRIAIAQNQGFDDIRFQLKDSVAFEGTPERKGEKLRLKAVTKDNKTGTITVTFAPPVPPGKTVTVGLDPVRNPWTSGVYLFRVTAFPAGEKAYGLDLGVGRLHFYPPF from the coding sequence ATGCGCCTTTCATTTCTTTTCGGCTCCACCCTAGCTGTAGCAGCAAGCATCTGGGGAATTGCCAATCCCTCGGCTGTCGCAATCCGACTGGCGGATGGAACAGTTTCTTTTGACAAGTCGCCTCGCCTGGTTAATGCTTCCACCACTTTTGAAACTGTTAATGTGTGGGGAGCTACCTATTATTTCACTGTCGGCTTACCAGAAAATGCTGGTGAACCGCTTCAACGGATTGCGATCGCTCAAAATCAAGGATTTGATGACATCCGATTTCAACTCAAAGATAGCGTGGCATTTGAAGGCACCCCTGAACGTAAAGGTGAGAAGCTAAGACTCAAAGCAGTGACAAAGGACAACAAAACAGGCACTATTACTGTCACCTTCGCTCCCCCAGTACCTCCGGGTAAGACTGTTACTGTTGGACTCGATCCAGTACGCAACCCCTGGACTAGCGGTGTCTACCTCTTCCGAGTTACAGCTTTTCCAGCCGGCGAGAAAGCTTATGGTTTAGATTTGGGTGTCGGACGCTTGCACTTTTATCCGCCCTTCTAG
- a CDS encoding DUF1565 domain-containing protein codes for MAQIYVNPATGNDNAAGSQSAPFKTISKALTQAQSDTTIQLAAGNYNAANGEVFPLRVPSGVIVIGNEANKGSGILIEGSGTYSSPSSSGGQNVTMVLGNNAQLVGVTVTNLSSRGTAVWIESTAPTVKNCTFINSKREGVFVTANGTPVIRGNLFTQNLGNGISLAGDARGEIRGNTCKNTGYGISIAERAAPLVIDNQISENRSGIFVSGDSRPKLRNNLSERNTDDGLTVITTALPDLGSNSDPGGNILRYNDKFDLQNTSSNKLVAVGNQMNPAKVQGNVELVNNQTPPVDTTGGGGGAGGGAGDGAGGGGGAGGGAGDGAGDGAGGGAGGDTVVELTDIAGHWAAAFIQELVEQNIISGFPDKTFKPNASMTRAQYAALLTKAFNPPAKRNAIAFVDVPQNFWGFNAIQQAYRGEFLSGFPDRTFKPNQNVQRVQVIVSLVNGLKLTGGAATALNTFDDRASIPDYAKDEVATATQKRIIVNQPNLKKLNPTRDATRAEVAAMVYQALVDANRLQPIDSPFIVTG; via the coding sequence ATGGCTCAAATTTACGTCAATCCAGCAACTGGCAATGATAACGCTGCTGGCAGTCAGTCAGCGCCTTTCAAAACGATTAGCAAAGCTCTCACTCAAGCTCAATCAGACACCACAATTCAACTGGCAGCAGGAAATTATAATGCAGCCAACGGCGAAGTGTTTCCCCTGAGAGTGCCATCTGGCGTAATAGTTATCGGTAATGAAGCGAACAAAGGCAGCGGCATCTTAATCGAAGGTAGCGGAACCTACAGCAGCCCCAGCTCCTCTGGCGGACAAAATGTGACAATGGTTTTAGGCAATAATGCCCAACTGGTAGGAGTAACCGTTACCAATCTCTCTAGCCGTGGCACTGCCGTCTGGATTGAATCGACTGCCCCCACCGTGAAGAATTGCACCTTTATTAATAGCAAACGCGAGGGAGTTTTTGTTACAGCCAATGGCACTCCAGTAATCAGAGGTAATCTGTTTACGCAAAATCTGGGCAATGGTATTTCCTTGGCAGGGGATGCCAGAGGCGAAATCCGAGGTAATACCTGTAAGAATACAGGTTATGGAATTAGCATTGCTGAACGTGCCGCACCCCTAGTTATAGATAACCAAATTTCGGAAAATCGCTCTGGGATATTCGTTTCTGGTGATTCTCGCCCGAAACTGCGAAATAATCTTAGTGAACGAAATACTGACGATGGGCTAACAGTAATTACTACAGCTTTACCAGATTTAGGTAGTAACTCCGATCCTGGGGGAAACATCCTGCGGTATAACGATAAATTTGATTTGCAAAATACCAGTTCTAACAAGCTGGTTGCTGTGGGAAATCAGATGAATCCGGCTAAAGTTCAGGGAAATGTGGAGTTAGTTAATAATCAAACTCCCCCCGTCGATACAACAGGCGGTGGTGGCGGAGCAGGTGGCGGAGCAGGTGATGGAGCAGGCGGTGGTGGCGGAGCAGGTGGCGGAGCAGGTGATGGAGCAGGTGATGGAGCAGGCGGCGGAGCAGGTGGTGATACTGTTGTTGAGTTAACCGACATTGCCGGACATTGGGCTGCTGCCTTTATTCAGGAATTAGTCGAGCAGAATATTATCAGTGGCTTTCCCGACAAAACCTTCAAGCCTAATGCGAGTATGACACGGGCGCAGTATGCCGCCTTACTGACGAAAGCCTTCAACCCACCTGCGAAACGAAATGCGATCGCTTTCGTAGATGTACCACAGAATTTCTGGGGCTTCAACGCAATTCAACAAGCTTATCGGGGCGAATTTCTCTCCGGTTTCCCTGACAGAACTTTCAAACCAAACCAGAATGTTCAGCGCGTACAAGTGATTGTCTCCCTAGTTAATGGGCTAAAGCTAACTGGTGGCGCTGCTACTGCCCTAAACACCTTTGACGACCGCGCTAGTATTCCTGACTATGCTAAAGATGAAGTAGCAACAGCCACACAAAAACGGATTATTGTCAATCAACCGAACCTTAAAAAACTCAACCCCACCCGCGATGCTACCCGTGCGGAAGTAGCAGCGATGGTTTATCAAGCTTTGGTAGATGCCAATCGTCTACAACCGATTGACTCACCTTTTATCGTTACTGGTTGA